The following coding sequences lie in one Aspergillus luchuensis IFO 4308 DNA, chromosome 8, nearly complete sequence genomic window:
- the RPC34 gene encoding RPC34 RNA polymerase subunit family protein (BUSCO:EOG092646WF;~COG:K;~EggNog:ENOG410PFKU;~InterPro:IPR016049,IPR036388,IPR007832,IPR036390;~PFAM:PF05158;~go_component: GO:0005666 - RNA polymerase III complex [Evidence IEA];~go_process: GO:0006383 - transcription by RNA polymerase III [Evidence IEA]) produces the protein MASAGPSGSSVNELASRLYDACVNQFPSDHLFYQQDLLGLNIVPKNDLALLLSCAQSLVNQKLFRLLQGKNDRLAWKIISRDDAEKLRDLSPDESLVYNVIHSTGRSGIWVRAIGNRTNLHKSILDRCLKSLETKSYIKSVHNVKFPSRKMYMLANLAPSEDVTGGAWFTDGVLDENFINSVAGFIEYSVSRKSWYEAPSSDGPRNKRMKTADGGVAVKQEGAPKEYLPFPAGYQGYPTIPQLTAAVNESGITPVRLGEESITQLLEMLCYDNKLVSLNNGEFYKSVKNPEQVKSQQARKPRTDDAGIDDRLVKNGMTEAPCGNCPVFKLCAPGGAVSPESCEYFDPWLEKALGF, from the exons ATGGCTTCCGCGGGGCCGTCAGGCAGTTCGGTCAACGAACTGGCCTCTCGACTTTACGACGCCTGCGTCAACCAGTTCCCTTCCGATCATCTGTTCTATCAGCAAGATCTTTTGGGTCTGAACATTGTCCCCAAGAATGACCTCGCCCTTCTCTTGAGCTGCGCCCAGTCACTCGTCAACCAGAAGCTCTTTCGGCTTCTCCAGGGCAAAAATGACCGCTTAGCCTGGAAGATTATTTCGCGGGATGATGCTGAAAA ACTTCGAGACCTAAGCCCCGACGAGAGTTTAGTCTACAATGTCATCCATTCGACAGGACGATCCGGTATCTGGGTCCGCGCAATTGGCAACCGCACCAACCTCCACAAATCCATTCTCGATCGCTGCCTCAAGTCCCTGGAAACGAAAAGCTACATCAAAAGCGTTCACAATGTCAAATTCCCCAGCCGGAAGATGTACATGTTGGCGAACCTCGCCCCAAGTGAGGACGTGACTGGAGGAGCCTGGTTTACCGACGGAGTGTTGGACGAGAACTTCATCAACAGCGTCGCCGGCTTTATCGAGTACTCCGTGAGCCGGAAAAGTTGGTACGAGGCCCCCTCCTCGGACGGTCCTCGAAACAAACGCATGAAGACCGCGGACGGAGGTGTAGCTGTCAAGCAAGAAGGCGCTCCAAAGGAATacctccccttcccagcCGGGTATCAGGGCTACCCCACCATACCTCAATTAACAGCCGCCGTGAACGAGAGTGGCATCACACCTGTCCGCCTGGGCGAAGAGAGTATCACGCAGCTCCTGGAGATGCTCTGCTACGACAACAAGCTAGTATCCCTGAACAACGGCGAATTCTACAAATCCGTCAAGAACCCCGAACAAGTCAAATCCCAACAGGCGCGCAAGCCCCGGACCGACGACGCAGGCATCGACGACAGGCTAGTCAAGAACGGCATGACCGAAGCACCCTGCGGCAACTGTCCGGTTTTCAAGCTCTGCGCTCCCGGCGGAGCTGTCAGTCCCGAGAGCTGTGAATACTTTGACCCCTGGCTCGAAAAGGCCCTCggattttga
- the sti1 gene encoding Hsp90 cochaperone STI1 (BUSCO:EOG09261TEQ;~COG:O;~EggNog:ENOG410PITI;~InterPro:IPR011990,IPR013105,IPR019734,IPR006636, IPR041243,IPR013026;~PFAM:PF07719,PF17830,PF13424,PF13432,PF13176, PF13181,PF13414;~go_function: GO:0005515 - protein binding [Evidence IEA]) encodes MADALKAEGNKAFSAKDYATAVEKFTQAIEIEPSNHILYSNRSAVYSAQSQYEKALEDANKATDLKADWSKGWLRKGAAYRGLGDLLAAHDAYEEALKLEPTNEQAKTGFNAVKRAIEAEATADGVTGDPMGGLGGIFNDPQMYQKLASNPKTSPLLADADFMAKLQRIQQNPNSVGQEIQDPRFLQVMSVLLGIDMSFGAPPEGASSAGAAPEAEEDVPMPDARPAAAEKKEPEPAPEPEAEPEDEEAIAKKKAQEAADAEKKIGNDFYKKKQFDEAIEHYNKAWELHKDITYLNNLGAAKFEKGDLQGAIETCQKAVEEGRELRADFKALAKAFGRIGTAHEKLGDLAQAIEYYHKSLTEHRTPDVLTKLRNAEKAKAKAEKEAYIDPAEAEKARELGQKKFQEADWPGAVEAFSEMVKRAPEDPRGYSNRAAALIKLMAFPQAVQDCDEATKRDPKFIRAYMRKAQALIAMKEYNKALDACTEASEHDDGTHAREIDQQQQKCLEAQFSARAGETEQQTMERIQNDPEIMSILQDPVMQSILQQAKSDPAALQEHMKNAQVRMKIQKLMAAGVIRLGR; translated from the exons ATGGCTGACGCTCTGAAAGCTGAAGGCAACAAGGCCTTCTCCGCAAAGGACTATGCTACTGCGGT TGAAAAGTTCACCCAAGCTATCGAAATCGAGCCCTCAAACCACATTCTCTACTCCAACCGCTCGGCTGTCTACTCTGCGCAATCCCAATACGAGAAGGCTCTCGAGGATGCCAACAAAGCTACGGATCTCAAGGCGGACTGGTCGAAGGGATGGCTCCGCAAGGGTGCCGCTTACCGTGGTCTAGGCGACCTCT TGGCTGCCCACGATGCGTACGAAGAGGCCCTCAAGCTCGAGCCTACCAACGAACAGGCCAAGACCGGTTTCAATGCTGTCAAGAGGGCTATCGAGGCCGAGGCCACGGCCGACGGTGTTACTGGTGACCCTATGGGAGGACTCGGTGGTATCTTCAACGACCCTCAGATGTATCAGAAGCTTGCCAGCAACCCCAAGACCTCCCCGCTCTTGGCCGACGCCGACTTCATGGCCAAGCTCCAGCGCATTCAGCAGAACCCGAACAGCGTTGGTCAGGAGATTCAAGACCCTCGCTTCTTGCAGGTCATGAGTGTGTTGCTGGGCATTGACATGAGCTTCGGCGCTCCCCCGGAGGGCGCTAGCTCTGCCGGTGCTGCCcccgaggctgaggaggatgtgCCCATGCCTGATGCTCGCCCTGCCgctgctgagaagaaggaaccTGAACCGGCACCCGAGCCCGAGGCTGAGcccgaggacgaggaggcgatcgcgaagaagaaggcccaGGAAGCTGCTgatgccgagaagaagattgGTAACGACTTctacaagaagaagcagttcGATGAGGCTATTGAGCACTACAACAAGGCCTGGGAGCTGCACAAGGACATTACGTACCTCAACAACCTTGGTGCTGCCAAGTTCGAGAAGGGTGACCTTCAGGGCGCCATCGAGACCTGCCAGAAGGCCGTCGAGGAGGGCCGTGAGCTCCGTGCCGACTTCAAGGCCCTTGCCAA GGCTTTCGGAAGAATCGGTACTGCACACGAGAAGCTGGGCGACCTTGCTCAGGCCATCGAGTACTACCACAAGTCGCTCACTGAGCACCGCACACCCGATGTCCTGACTAAGCTGCGCAACgccgagaaggccaaggccaaggccgagaaggaggcctACATTGACCCCGCCGAGGCCGAGAAGGCCCGTGAACTGGGACAGAAGAAGTTCCAGGAGGCTGACTGGCCTGGTGCCGTCGAGGCCTTCTCTGAGATGGTCAAGCGGGCGCCCGAGGACCCCCGCGGTTACTCCAACCGTGCTGCCGCCCTCATCAAGCTGATGGCCTTCCCTCAGGCCGTTCAGGACTGCGACGAGGCCACCAAGCGTGACCCCAAGTTCATCCGCGCCTACATGCGCAAGGCTCAGGCCTTGATCGCCATGAAGGAGTACAACAAGGCTCTGGATGCCTGCACGGAAGCTTCCGAGCACGATGATGGCACCCACGCTCGTGAGAtcgaccagcagcagcagaagtgCCTGGAGGCTCAGTTCAGCGCCCGTGCCGGCGAGACCGAGCAGCAGACCATGGAGAGAATCCAGAACGACCCCGAG ATCATGTCCATCCTCCAAGACCCTGTCATGCAGAGCATTCTGCAACAGGCCAAGAGCGACCCTGCCGCTCTGCAGGAGCACATGAAGAATGCCCAGGTGCGgatgaagatccagaagctgATGGCGGCTGGTGTCATCCGTCTGGGACGGTGA